The stretch of DNA CAGCCGACGATGACGATCCGCGGGTCCCCGAACCCGTCGACGTCCTCGTCGGACAGCTGCTTCTGTTCCTGCTCGTCGCGTTCGAGGGCCTCGTTGACGATGTCCTGCATCGTCAGGCCCTCGCCCACGTGCGCTTCTTGCGCTTGCTCTTCTCGGAGGCACGCTCGGAGCCCTCCTGCTCGGCGAGCATCTCCCGGACGGCCGACCGGATCGCCTCGCTCCGGTTGGGGTACTCCCCCGTCTCGACCATCTGTTCGACCTCTTCGATCTGCTGCTTCGGAATCCGTAGTGTCACACGCTCCATTGTTCTGATCCCCTGTTGGGTAAGACGGCCCGAACGGCCCGTGTTTACGGCCCGTTCCCCTGTTTTACACGGCGGAACCGCCCGACAGCGCCGCCATCGGCACCGGGGCGGCCGACGTGTAAGACGACCGTCTTACGCACGAAGTACCACAGACTGGGGGATATTAAAACTATCGCCGAGTGTATGACAAAGCACCGTTTACGGTG from Haloarcula litorea encodes:
- a CDS encoding ribbon-helix-helix domain-containing protein, encoding MERVTLRIPKQQIEEVEQMVETGEYPNRSEAIRSAVREMLAEQEGSERASEKSKRKKRTWARA